A window of the Juglans microcarpa x Juglans regia isolate MS1-56 chromosome 5D, Jm3101_v1.0, whole genome shotgun sequence genome harbors these coding sequences:
- the LOC121265601 gene encoding LOW QUALITY PROTEIN: transcription termination factor MTEF1, chloroplastic (The sequence of the model RefSeq protein was modified relative to this genomic sequence to represent the inferred CDS: inserted 2 bases in 2 codons), translated as MPVAGATALHSFLCSSPQKPLSHQRCHQLNTXLAAKPKNPLQKHPLYTPTHANLSARSKRRSSALKLMGVDSGKALXQNLSLHTATLESIHSIISFLQSKGILQKDLPRIFGMCPRILTSSIRTDLNPVFTFLSQDLRVPDHSFRRVINRCPRLLTSSVRDQLKPALFYLQRLGFKDLEALAYHDSVLLVSSVENTLIPKLKYLESLGLSRDETVGMVLRCPSLLTFSIENNYKPKYEYFAEVMEKKMEELKEFPQYFAFSLEKRIKPRHAQVSQSGVEVPLSLMLKSTDDEFVELITQVGRRSMAEAPLSP; from the exons ATGCCAGTTGCAGGAGCAACAGCATTACATTCTTTTCTGTGCTCCTCTCCTCAGAAACCATTATCCCACCAACGCTGCCACCAATTAAACA CCTTAGCAGCAAAACCAAAAAACCCCCTCCAAAAGCATCCACTCTATACGCCAACCCATGCAAATCTCTCCGCCAGATCAAAGAGAAGATCCTCTGCCTTGAAATTAATGGGTGTTGATTCAGGTAAGGCTC TCCAAAACCTTTCTCTACACACCGCTACCCTTGAATCCATCCACTCCATCATCTCCTTCCTCCAATCCAAAGGCATCCTCCAGAAGGACTTGCCCAGGATCTTTGGCATGTGCCCCAGAATTCTCACCTCTAGCATCAGAACCGATCTTAACCCAGTTTTCACCTTTCTCTCTCAAGACCTGAGAGTCCCAGACCATAGCTTTAGAAGGGTCATCAACAGGTGTCCAAGATTGCTAACTTCTAGTGTTAGAGACCAGCTCAAACCAGCTCTATTTTACCTTCAGAGACTTGGGTTCAAGGACTTGGAGGCATTGGCCTACCACGATTCAGTCTTGTTGGTTTCTAGTGTAGAGAATACCCTGATTCCCAAGCTCAAGTATTTGGAAAGTTTGGGACTTTCAAGAGATGAGACTGTGGGCATGGTTTTGAGATGCCCATCTCTGTTAACTTTCAGTATCGAGAATAATTATAAGCCCAAGTATGAGTATTTTGCTGAGgtaatggagaagaagatggaggaATTGAAGGAGTTCCCCCAGTATTTTGCTTTCAGTTTGGAGAAGAGGATAAAGCCGAGGCACGCGCAGGTTTCGCAGAGTGGAGTGGAGGTCCCTTTGTCTTTAATGCTTAAGAGCACAGATGATGAGTTCGTTGAGTTGATAACACAAGTGGGCCGGAGGAGTATGGCGGAGGCACCTTTGTCCCCCTGA
- the LOC121266480 gene encoding solanesyl diphosphate synthase 3, chloroplastic/mitochondrial-like isoform X1 produces MLFSRISRIQRTGINGCRWFLFHRPDHHHQFFRSENPLPPTESAQKVLGCRETFSRDLPALHGFSHNIHHQSSSIVEEQQDPFSLVADELSLLANRLRSMVVAEVPKLASAAEYFFKMGVEGKRFRPTVLLLMATALNVSVPEPYLSGPGDVLTKELRARQQSIAEITEMIHVASLLHDDVLDDADTRRGIGSLNFVMGNKLAVLAGDFLLSRACVALASLKNTEVVSLLAKVVEHLVTGETMQMTTTSQQCYCSMEYYMQKTYYKTTSLISNSCKAIALLAGQTAEVAMLAYEYGRNLGLAFQLIDDILDFTGTSASLGKGSLSDIRHGIITAPMLFAMEEFPQLRAVVDQGFDDPANVDLALEYLGKSRGIQRARELATKHANLAAAAIDSLPESDDEEVRKSRRALVHLTQRVITRTK; encoded by the exons ATGTTATTCTCTCGGATTTCGAGGATTCAGAGAACCGGCATAAATGGGTGTCGATGGTTTCTCTTTCACAGACCGGACCACCATCACCAATTCTTTCGTTCCGAGAATCCTCTCCCTCCGACTGAGTCTGCTCAAAAG GTTTTGGGCTGTAGAGAAACTTTTTCCCGGGATTTGCCTGCCTTGCATGGTTTCAGCCATAACATCCATCATCAGAGCAGCTCCATAGTTGAG GAACAGCAAGACCCGTTTTCACTTGTTGCTGATGAGTTATCACTTCTTGCTAATAGATTGCGATCAATGGTAGTTGCTGAG GTCCCCAAGCTTGCATCAGCTGCTGAATACTTCTTCAAAATGGGGGTGGAAGGGAAGAGGTTTCGACCCACG GTTTTATTATTGATGGCAACAGCTTTGAATGTGTCTGTACCAGAACCATATCTCAGTGGACCCGGAGATGTTTTGACTAAGGAACTACGTGCCAGACAGCAATCTATAGCTGAGATCACTGAGATGATTCAT GTGGCAAGCCTTCTACATGATGATGTCTTGGATGATGCAGATACGAGACGTGGTATAGGATCATTAAATTTTGTCATGGGCAATAAG TTAGCAGTGTTAGCAGGAGATTTTCTGCTCTCTCGAGCTTGTGTGGCACTTGCCTCATTGAAAAACACAGAG GTTGTATCATTACTGGCAAAAGTTGTAGAGCATCTTGTGACGGGTGAAACCATGCAAATGACTACGACTTCTCAACAATGTT ATTGCAGCATGGAATATTATATGCAGAAAACATACTACAAGACGACATCACTAATTTCCAACAGCTGCAAGGCGATTGCCCTTCTTGCAGGGCAGACTGCAGAAGTTGCAATGTTGGCTTATGAGTATGGCAGAAATCTG GGATTGGCATTTCAATTGATAGATGACATTCTTGATTTCACAGGCACATCAGCTTCCCTTGGAAAGGGTTCTCTATCTGATATCCGCCAT GGAATCATAACTGCTCCAATGCTGTTTGCCATGGAAGAGTTCCCTCAGTTGCGTGCAGTTGTTGACCAGGGATTTGATGACCCTGCGAATGTTGATCTC GCTCTTGAGTACCTCGGGAAGAGTCGTGGAATACAGAGAGCAAGGGAGCTAGCCACAAAGCATGCCAACCTTGCTGCAGCAGCAATTGATTCTCTCCCCGAGAGCGATGATGAAGaagtaagaaaatcaaggagGGCACTCGTACATCTCACTCAAAGGGTCATTACCAGAACCAAGTGA
- the LOC121266480 gene encoding solanesyl diphosphate synthase 3, chloroplastic/mitochondrial-like isoform X3 has protein sequence MLFSRISRIQRTGINGCRWFLFHRPDHHHQFFRSENPLPPTESAQKVLGCRETFSRDLPALHGFSHNIHHQSSSIVEEQQDPFSLVADELSLLANRLRSMVVAEVPKLASAAEYFFKMGVEGKRFRPTVLLLMATALNVSVPEPYLSGPGDVLTKELRARQQSIAEITEMIHVASLLHDDVLDDADTRRGIGSLNFVMGNKLAVLAGDFLLSRACVALASLKNTEVVSLLAKVVEHLVTGETMQMTTTSQQCYCSMEYYMQKTYYKTTSLISNSCKAIALLAGQTAEVAMLAYEYGRNLGLAFQLIDDILDFTGTSASLGKGSLSDIRHVIHLSCDIIFL, from the exons ATGTTATTCTCTCGGATTTCGAGGATTCAGAGAACCGGCATAAATGGGTGTCGATGGTTTCTCTTTCACAGACCGGACCACCATCACCAATTCTTTCGTTCCGAGAATCCTCTCCCTCCGACTGAGTCTGCTCAAAAG GTTTTGGGCTGTAGAGAAACTTTTTCCCGGGATTTGCCTGCCTTGCATGGTTTCAGCCATAACATCCATCATCAGAGCAGCTCCATAGTTGAG GAACAGCAAGACCCGTTTTCACTTGTTGCTGATGAGTTATCACTTCTTGCTAATAGATTGCGATCAATGGTAGTTGCTGAG GTCCCCAAGCTTGCATCAGCTGCTGAATACTTCTTCAAAATGGGGGTGGAAGGGAAGAGGTTTCGACCCACG GTTTTATTATTGATGGCAACAGCTTTGAATGTGTCTGTACCAGAACCATATCTCAGTGGACCCGGAGATGTTTTGACTAAGGAACTACGTGCCAGACAGCAATCTATAGCTGAGATCACTGAGATGATTCAT GTGGCAAGCCTTCTACATGATGATGTCTTGGATGATGCAGATACGAGACGTGGTATAGGATCATTAAATTTTGTCATGGGCAATAAG TTAGCAGTGTTAGCAGGAGATTTTCTGCTCTCTCGAGCTTGTGTGGCACTTGCCTCATTGAAAAACACAGAG GTTGTATCATTACTGGCAAAAGTTGTAGAGCATCTTGTGACGGGTGAAACCATGCAAATGACTACGACTTCTCAACAATGTT ATTGCAGCATGGAATATTATATGCAGAAAACATACTACAAGACGACATCACTAATTTCCAACAGCTGCAAGGCGATTGCCCTTCTTGCAGGGCAGACTGCAGAAGTTGCAATGTTGGCTTATGAGTATGGCAGAAATCTG GGATTGGCATTTCAATTGATAGATGACATTCTTGATTTCACAGGCACATCAGCTTCCCTTGGAAAGGGTTCTCTATCTGATATCCGCCATGTAATTCATCTATCTTGTgatatcattttcttataa
- the LOC121266480 gene encoding solanesyl diphosphate synthase 3, chloroplastic/mitochondrial-like isoform X2: protein MLFSRISRIQRTGINGCRWFLFHRPDHHHQFFRSENPLPPTESAQKVLGCRETFSRDLPALHGFSHNIHHQSSSIVEEQQDPFSLVADELSLLANRLRSMVVAEVPKLASAAEYFFKMGVEGKRFRPTVLLLMATALNVSVPEPYLSGPGDVLTKELRARQQSIAEITEMIHVASLLHDDVLDDADTRRGIGSLNFVMGNKLAVLAGDFLLSRACVALASLKNTEVVSLLAKVVEHLVTGETMQMTTTSQQCCSMEYYMQKTYYKTTSLISNSCKAIALLAGQTAEVAMLAYEYGRNLGLAFQLIDDILDFTGTSASLGKGSLSDIRHGIITAPMLFAMEEFPQLRAVVDQGFDDPANVDLALEYLGKSRGIQRARELATKHANLAAAAIDSLPESDDEEVRKSRRALVHLTQRVITRTK, encoded by the exons ATGTTATTCTCTCGGATTTCGAGGATTCAGAGAACCGGCATAAATGGGTGTCGATGGTTTCTCTTTCACAGACCGGACCACCATCACCAATTCTTTCGTTCCGAGAATCCTCTCCCTCCGACTGAGTCTGCTCAAAAG GTTTTGGGCTGTAGAGAAACTTTTTCCCGGGATTTGCCTGCCTTGCATGGTTTCAGCCATAACATCCATCATCAGAGCAGCTCCATAGTTGAG GAACAGCAAGACCCGTTTTCACTTGTTGCTGATGAGTTATCACTTCTTGCTAATAGATTGCGATCAATGGTAGTTGCTGAG GTCCCCAAGCTTGCATCAGCTGCTGAATACTTCTTCAAAATGGGGGTGGAAGGGAAGAGGTTTCGACCCACG GTTTTATTATTGATGGCAACAGCTTTGAATGTGTCTGTACCAGAACCATATCTCAGTGGACCCGGAGATGTTTTGACTAAGGAACTACGTGCCAGACAGCAATCTATAGCTGAGATCACTGAGATGATTCAT GTGGCAAGCCTTCTACATGATGATGTCTTGGATGATGCAGATACGAGACGTGGTATAGGATCATTAAATTTTGTCATGGGCAATAAG TTAGCAGTGTTAGCAGGAGATTTTCTGCTCTCTCGAGCTTGTGTGGCACTTGCCTCATTGAAAAACACAGAG GTTGTATCATTACTGGCAAAAGTTGTAGAGCATCTTGTGACGGGTGAAACCATGCAAATGACTACGACTTCTCAACAATGTTGTAG CATGGAATATTATATGCAGAAAACATACTACAAGACGACATCACTAATTTCCAACAGCTGCAAGGCGATTGCCCTTCTTGCAGGGCAGACTGCAGAAGTTGCAATGTTGGCTTATGAGTATGGCAGAAATCTG GGATTGGCATTTCAATTGATAGATGACATTCTTGATTTCACAGGCACATCAGCTTCCCTTGGAAAGGGTTCTCTATCTGATATCCGCCAT GGAATCATAACTGCTCCAATGCTGTTTGCCATGGAAGAGTTCCCTCAGTTGCGTGCAGTTGTTGACCAGGGATTTGATGACCCTGCGAATGTTGATCTC GCTCTTGAGTACCTCGGGAAGAGTCGTGGAATACAGAGAGCAAGGGAGCTAGCCACAAAGCATGCCAACCTTGCTGCAGCAGCAATTGATTCTCTCCCCGAGAGCGATGATGAAGaagtaagaaaatcaaggagGGCACTCGTACATCTCACTCAAAGGGTCATTACCAGAACCAAGTGA